A single window of Brevundimonas naejangsanensis DNA harbors:
- a CDS encoding 3-oxoacid CoA-transferase subunit B produces the protein MARTREQLAERAAKELQDGFYVNLGIGIPTLVANYIPQGMTVTLQSENGMLGMGPFPYEGEEDPDLINAGKQTITEIPESSYFSSADSFAMIRGGHINLSILGAMEVAQNGDIANWMIPGKLVKGMGGAMDLVAGVKRVVVVMEHANKHGQSKVLKACTLPLTGTGVVSRIITDLAVFDVKPDGSGLELIELADGVTLDEVAAKTEAEYTVAPGVG, from the coding sequence ATGGCCCGCACTCGCGAACAACTGGCTGAACGCGCCGCCAAGGAGCTGCAGGACGGCTTCTATGTGAACCTGGGCATCGGCATCCCGACGCTGGTGGCCAACTACATCCCGCAGGGCATGACCGTCACGCTGCAGAGCGAGAACGGCATGCTGGGCATGGGCCCCTTCCCCTATGAGGGCGAAGAAGACCCCGATCTGATCAACGCCGGCAAGCAGACGATCACCGAGATCCCCGAGAGCAGCTATTTCAGCTCCGCGGACAGCTTCGCCATGATCCGCGGCGGCCACATCAATCTGTCGATCCTGGGCGCCATGGAAGTGGCCCAGAACGGCGACATCGCCAACTGGATGATCCCCGGCAAGCTGGTGAAGGGCATGGGCGGCGCCATGGATCTGGTCGCGGGCGTCAAGCGCGTGGTCGTGGTCATGGAGCACGCCAACAAGCACGGCCAGTCCAAGGTGCTGAAGGCCTGCACCCTGCCGCTGACCGGCACGGGCGTGGTCAGCCGCATCATCACCGATCTGGCGGTGTTCGACGTCAAGCCGGACGGTTCGGGGCTGGAGCTGATCGAACTGGCCGACGGCGTCACTCTGGACGAGGTCGCGGCCAAGACCGAGGCCGAATACACGGTGGCGCCGGGCGTGGGCTGA
- a CDS encoding CoA transferase subunit A, with amino-acid sequence MGKIYADVKSALEGLTFDGMTVMSGGFGLCGIPENLIAGLRDTGVKGLTVISNNAGVDGFGLGQLLETRQIAKMISSYVGENKEFERQYLAGELQLEFNPQGTLAERIRAGGAGIPAFFTATGVGTLVAEGKEEREFNGRRYIMETGLVADLAIVKAWKADERGNLVFRKTARNFNPMMAAAGKVTVVEVEEIVPVGSLDPDHIHTPGVYVDRLIQTVSEKRIEQRTVRQKGA; translated from the coding sequence ATGGGCAAGATTTACGCTGACGTGAAGTCCGCGCTGGAGGGGCTGACATTCGACGGCATGACCGTCATGTCGGGCGGCTTCGGCCTGTGCGGCATTCCCGAGAACCTGATCGCGGGTCTGCGCGACACAGGCGTCAAGGGCCTGACCGTCATCTCGAACAATGCGGGCGTGGACGGCTTCGGTCTGGGCCAGCTGCTGGAGACGCGCCAGATCGCGAAGATGATCTCGTCCTACGTCGGCGAGAACAAGGAGTTCGAGCGCCAGTATCTGGCCGGCGAGCTGCAACTGGAGTTCAACCCGCAGGGCACCCTGGCCGAGCGCATCCGCGCGGGCGGCGCAGGCATCCCCGCCTTCTTCACCGCCACCGGCGTCGGCACCCTGGTGGCCGAAGGCAAGGAAGAGCGCGAGTTCAACGGCCGCCGCTACATCATGGAAACCGGCCTGGTCGCCGACCTGGCCATCGTCAAGGCGTGGAAGGCCGATGAACGCGGCAACCTCGTCTTCCGCAAGACGGCCCGCAACTTCAACCCGATGATGGCGGCGGCCGGCAAGGTCACCGTCGTCGAGGTCGAGGAGATCGTCCCCGTGGGCTCGCTGGACCCCGACCACATCCACACGCCGGGCGTCTATGTCGACCGCCTGATCCAGACCGTGTCCGAAAAGCGCATCGAACAGCGCACTGTCCGTCAGAAGGGAGCGTAA